The following are from one region of the Thiocapsa rosea genome:
- a CDS encoding 1,4-dihydroxy-2-naphthoate polyprenyltransferase, giving the protein MPSSKNANPISASSRGVPDVSGSGSNLALWIAAARPKTLVLAVAPVVAGIGLAVFQTGALAAVTALLTLIAAVSIQIGTNLHNDASDYERGTDTADRLGPPRATAQGWFSVEQVKRAAHLAFGLAFVIGLALVVRGGWPILAIGVASLVAGYAYTGGPRPIAYGPFGELYVLLFFGLAAVGGTYYLQTLSFDWPALMVGIALGLPAAAVLLLNNYRDLETDRIAGRRTLCHYLSRPHGRVLYGLLLLASIAILVFTFGPAIAWPLLAAVPLGGLLTLKLVRGATGKQINPLLGQTGLFQAAVTILLLVGFGLSRI; this is encoded by the coding sequence ATGCCTTCCTCGAAAAACGCGAACCCGATTTCGGCAAGTTCCCGCGGCGTCCCTGACGTGTCGGGCTCCGGATCGAATCTCGCGCTCTGGATCGCGGCGGCGCGCCCGAAGACATTGGTCCTTGCAGTGGCCCCGGTCGTGGCGGGGATCGGGCTGGCCGTCTTTCAGACCGGAGCGCTTGCCGCCGTCACGGCCTTGCTCACGTTGATCGCGGCGGTGTCGATCCAGATCGGCACCAACCTGCACAACGATGCCTCCGACTATGAGCGGGGGACGGACACCGCCGATCGTCTCGGACCGCCGAGGGCGACGGCGCAGGGCTGGTTCAGCGTCGAGCAGGTCAAGCGGGCGGCACACCTGGCGTTCGGGCTCGCCTTCGTCATCGGGCTGGCCTTGGTCGTGCGCGGCGGCTGGCCGATCCTCGCCATCGGGGTCGCCTCCCTGGTCGCGGGCTACGCCTACACCGGCGGACCGCGTCCGATCGCCTACGGCCCGTTCGGCGAACTCTATGTGCTGCTGTTCTTCGGCCTCGCGGCCGTGGGCGGGACCTATTACCTGCAGACCTTGAGCTTCGATTGGCCGGCACTCATGGTCGGCATCGCCCTGGGTCTGCCGGCTGCTGCTGTCTTGCTGCTGAACAACTACCGGGATCTCGAGACCGACCGCATCGCTGGACGGCGCACACTATGCCACTACCTGAGCCGACCGCATGGGCGTGTTCTTTACGGCCTGTTGCTGCTGGCATCGATCGCGATCCTCGTTTTCACCTTCGGCCCGGCCATCGCATGGCCTCTGCTGGCGGCCGTCCCGCTCGGCGGTCTTCTGACCCTCAAGCTCGTTCGCGGCGCCACCGGCAAGCAGATCAATCCACTTTTGGGACAAACGGGGCTCTTTCAGGCGGCCGTGACGATCTTGCTCCTCGTCGGATTCGGTCTGAGCCGGATCTAA
- the menB gene encoding 1,4-dihydroxy-2-naphthoyl-CoA synthase, whose protein sequence is MESQGPSPVVWETPTGDLYNDILYQQAEQIAKITINRPEVRNAFRPQTVRELIDAFRRAHLDPRVGVIILTGAGDLAFCSGGDQRIRGDEGYRDEAGVEHLNVLELQRQIRTLPKPVVAMVAGYAIGGGHVLHLICDLTIAADNARFGQTGPRVGSFDGGFGAGLMARTVGLKKAKEIWFLCRQYDAQEALAMGLVNTVVPLRELESVTLDWCREMNRLSPTALRVLKASFNAETDGLAGIQELAGNATALFYTTAEGQEGRDAFLEKREPDFGKFPRRP, encoded by the coding sequence ATCGAAAGCCAGGGACCGAGCCCCGTCGTTTGGGAGACGCCCACCGGCGACCTCTACAACGATATCCTCTACCAGCAGGCGGAGCAGATCGCGAAGATCACCATCAACCGGCCCGAGGTGCGCAACGCCTTTCGGCCGCAGACGGTGCGCGAGCTGATCGACGCCTTCCGTCGCGCACATCTCGACCCGCGTGTCGGCGTCATCATCCTCACCGGCGCGGGCGATCTGGCCTTCTGCTCGGGCGGCGACCAGCGCATCCGCGGCGACGAGGGGTATCGCGACGAGGCCGGGGTTGAGCACCTGAACGTGCTCGAGCTGCAGCGCCAGATCCGCACGCTCCCCAAACCGGTCGTGGCCATGGTCGCGGGCTACGCAATCGGCGGGGGGCATGTACTGCACCTGATCTGCGATCTGACGATCGCCGCCGACAATGCGCGCTTCGGCCAAACCGGGCCGCGTGTCGGCAGCTTCGACGGCGGTTTCGGGGCCGGACTCATGGCAAGGACCGTGGGTCTCAAAAAAGCCAAGGAGATCTGGTTCCTGTGCCGTCAGTACGATGCGCAGGAGGCGCTCGCGATGGGGCTCGTGAACACCGTCGTGCCGCTGCGCGAGCTGGAGTCCGTCACGCTCGATTGGTGCCGTGAGATGAACCGGCTCTCCCCGACCGCGCTGCGTGTACTCAAGGCGTCCTTCAACGCGGAGACGGACGGACTGGCCGGCATCCAGGAGCTGGCCGGGAATGCCACCGCGCTCTTCTACACCACGGCCGAGGGACAGGAAGGACGCGATGCCTTCCTCGAAAAACGCGAACCCGATTTCGGCAAGTTCCCGCGGCGTCCCTGA
- the menD gene encoding 2-succinyl-5-enolpyruvyl-6-hydroxy-3-cyclohexene-1-carboxylic-acid synthase has translation MSDTETPDQGCRNLRWALALFDGLVRGGVRRVVLSPGSRSTPLVLAAQRQPSIELTPILDERSAAFFALGLAQASARPVALVCTSGSALAHWFPAVIESSESGVPLILLSADRPPELRGWGANQTIDQTRLFGGFTREYHDPGPAEEGTAALKAIRALGLRAALVSRGPRPGPVHLNLPFREPLVPGPSCTAEPLGSFESAATGPHDGPEARSSASDQVRCFDTPQWPQGLTTLRGGRGIICCGPMTPSDAAAEAIFACAERLDAPVLADPLSGLRFRPAPTARITRYDSLLRNPEAAAALRPDWVIRFGGTPVSKTLSGWLEDIPSILVDASERWSDPTHDVIVRIAADPTAFCRLLQTRIDRDAHGLWIRRWTDAEQTLDRLAHAFLEHSPWCEGHLIAGLLEGLPAGDGLFCANSLPIRQLDTWSGQSETPLRVFGHRGASGIDGQSSTLAGLNAGRTEPTRGVTGLLGDLSFIHDLSGLLLMERLDRPCIVLNNGGGRIFDFLPQRGLAGFEPLWRTPQRVQPDALARAFGLAHRSVDDAAGFAQAWAEAIDAGMRGEPAGLIEVRLDADLSLRTHRAFWNGVREQSIIESE, from the coding sequence ATGAGCGACACCGAGACGCCCGATCAGGGTTGTCGCAATCTACGCTGGGCGCTGGCGCTCTTCGATGGCCTGGTGCGCGGTGGTGTGCGTCGGGTCGTGCTCTCGCCCGGCTCGCGCTCGACGCCGCTCGTTCTTGCAGCTCAACGGCAACCATCGATCGAGCTGACGCCCATCCTCGACGAGCGCAGCGCCGCCTTCTTCGCATTGGGACTGGCGCAGGCATCGGCGCGGCCTGTGGCGCTCGTGTGCACCTCGGGCAGCGCCCTCGCCCATTGGTTTCCGGCCGTCATCGAATCCTCCGAATCCGGCGTCCCGCTGATCCTGCTCTCGGCGGATCGCCCGCCCGAGCTGCGTGGCTGGGGTGCGAACCAGACGATCGATCAGACGCGTCTCTTCGGCGGCTTTACACGCGAGTATCACGATCCGGGTCCGGCCGAAGAAGGCACGGCCGCGCTCAAGGCAATACGGGCACTCGGGCTGCGCGCCGCGCTGGTGAGTCGGGGTCCGCGGCCCGGCCCCGTGCATCTGAATCTGCCGTTTCGCGAGCCACTGGTGCCGGGGCCATCCTGCACGGCCGAGCCGCTCGGATCCTTCGAGTCGGCGGCGACCGGCCCGCACGACGGACCGGAGGCGCGTTCCTCGGCGTCGGATCAAGTGCGTTGCTTCGACACACCGCAGTGGCCGCAAGGGCTGACGACCCTCCGCGGCGGGCGCGGGATCATCTGTTGCGGCCCGATGACGCCCTCGGACGCGGCGGCCGAGGCCATCTTCGCCTGTGCCGAGCGGCTCGACGCACCGGTCTTGGCCGACCCGCTGTCCGGCCTTCGCTTCCGCCCGGCGCCGACCGCTCGGATCACGCGCTACGACAGCCTCCTGCGCAACCCCGAGGCAGCGGCGGCCTTGAGACCGGACTGGGTCATCCGATTCGGCGGGACTCCGGTCTCAAAGACGCTTTCAGGTTGGCTCGAGGACATCCCGTCGATCCTGGTCGATGCGTCCGAGCGCTGGTCGGACCCGACTCATGACGTCATTGTCCGGATCGCCGCCGATCCGACCGCGTTTTGCCGGCTGTTGCAGACGCGTATCGACCGCGACGCGCACGGGCTCTGGATCCGGCGCTGGACCGACGCGGAGCAGACGCTCGACCGGCTCGCCCACGCCTTCCTGGAGCACTCGCCCTGGTGCGAGGGCCATCTCATCGCCGGTCTGCTGGAAGGTCTCCCCGCGGGGGACGGCCTCTTCTGCGCCAACTCGCTGCCGATCCGTCAGCTCGACACCTGGTCGGGGCAGTCGGAGACGCCGCTGCGGGTCTTCGGCCATCGCGGCGCCAGCGGGATCGACGGACAGAGCTCGACACTGGCCGGTTTGAACGCGGGCCGGACGGAGCCGACGCGCGGCGTCACCGGACTCTTGGGCGATCTGTCCTTCATCCACGACCTCAGCGGCCTGTTGCTGATGGAGAGGCTCGACCGCCCGTGCATTGTCTTGAATAATGGCGGCGGCCGTATCTTCGACTTTCTGCCGCAGCGCGGACTGGCGGGGTTCGAGCCGCTTTGGCGAACGCCGCAGCGCGTGCAGCCGGATGCCCTCGCGCGGGCCTTCGGGCTCGCGCATCGATCGGTCGACGACGCCGCGGGCTTCGCGCAAGCCTGGGCCGAGGCGATCGACGCCGGAATGCGCGGAGAGCCGGCCGGACTCATCGAGGTCCGTCTGGATGCGGATCTGAGCCTCCGCACGCACCGCGCGTTCTGGAACGGCGTTCGCGAGCAATCCATCATCGAGAGTGAATGA